The Candidatus Desulfofervidus auxilii DNA segment CTTTCTATATTTCCATCTATTTTATTAGTGATTACCCTTTTTAGACTCTCTCTAAATGTGGCATCCACTAAACTTATCCTTCTCCATGGCAATGAAGGTCCATTTGCAGCAGGTAAGGTAATAAAATCCTTTGGCAACGTGGTAGTGGGTGGAAATTATGTAGTAGGATTTGTGATATTTATAATACTGGTAGTAATCAATTTTATTGTAATTACTAAAGGTGCAGCAAGGATTGCAGAAGTGGCAGCACGGTTCACATTGGATGCCATGCCTGGCAAGCAAATGTCTATTGATGCAGACCTCAATGCAGGGCTTATAGATGAAAATGAAGCTAGGGAGAGAAGGGCCTTAATCACTAAGGAGGCAGACTTTTACGGAGCCATGGATGGTGCCAGCAAGTTTGTCAGAGGCGATGCTATTGCAGGAATTTTTATCACTTTAGTAAATATTATAGGGGGATTAATTATAGGTGTCTTTCAGAAGAAAATGGGATTGGGGGAAGCAGCCCAAAATTATACCTTGCTCACCATAGGAGATGGACTTGTCTCTCAGATTCCAGCATTGATTGTTTCTACTGCCGCAGGTATTCAGGTAACAAAAGCCAGTTCTCAAGAAAGCATAGGAGGAGAATTTGCTAAACAGATATTCTTGGAACCTGATGCTATAATAATGGCTTCAGGAATTATATTCTTATTGGGATTAGTGCCTGGTTTCCCTCATCTAACTTTTATAATTTTCTCTGTTATGGTGGCTTTTTTAGGGTATCTAGCCAAAAAGATGGAAAAAGTAAACTTGACTAAACAGGAAGTCAAAAAAACCACTCCTGAAACTGAATCCATAGAGTCTTTACCTCCTTTAGATATTTTAGAACTGGAAATAGGTTATGGTTTAATTTCTTTGGTAGACCCAGAACAAAGCGGCGAGCTTTTAGAAAGAATAAAGGCTTTAAGACGTCAGTTTGCCCTTGAGATGGGGATTATTATTCCTAAAGTTCATATAATAGATAACCTAAAATTAAAATCAGGAGAATACGTTATTGTGATCAAAGGAATAGAAAGAGCTAGAGGGGAGATTATGACTGGCCATTACTTAGCTATAGAAACAGGGGAGATAAAAGAGAAAATACAGGGCATAAAGACCAAGGAGCCAGTTTTTGGTCTTCCAGCCTTATGGATTTCTGAAAAAGAAAAGGAAAAGGCACAAGTTTCAGGGTATACTGTAGTTGACCCATCTACTATTATAGCTACACATTTGAGTGAAATAATAAAATCTTATGCCCATGAGCTTTTAACCCGGCAGGAGGTCCAAAACATACTTGATAGTGTTTCTAGGCAGTATCCAAAACTGGTTGAAGAGTTGACGCCATCTATTCTTCCATTAGGAAGTATTCAAAAAGTCCTTAAAAATCTTTTAAAAGAAAGGGTTTCTATTAGGGATTCACTTACTATTTTAGAGACATTGGCTGATTATGGAATTAACATTAAAGACCCTGATTTACTCACTGAATATGTAAGAACAGCCATATCAGCTTCTATTATTAAACCATATTTAACAGACAATACCCTTAGGGTATTAATTACAGACCAAGATATTGAAGAAATTATTAAAAAAAGCATGGAAGATAACGCTTCTTTAACACCTGAAATTATGCAAAAGATTTTAACGTGCATAAAAGACACTATAAATGCCACACCTACTCTACCTCATCCTATCATCCTTTGTTCTCCGGATATAAGAATGTTCTTAAAGAAACTAACACTGCAATCTATGCCCCAATTAGTAGTATTGTCTACCAATGAAATACCGCCTAACGTAAAAATAAATATAGAAAAGAGGGTGAGCTTAAAACATGTTAACTAGAAAATATCAAGCAAGAGATATTCAAACTGCCTTAGATTTAGTAAAGAAAGACCTTGGTCCTGATGCCATAATTTTTTCTATAAATAAAGTAAATGATTCAAATTTTTTAGAAACAACCGAAGTAGTGGCTGGAAAAGATTACCCATCAGAAAAGATAGATGAAACTTCATCATTAATTAAGTTAAAAGAAGACTTAGAATTTATTAAAAGCATATTTATTCAATTTTTAAGCAACTGTGAGGAAAATATTAAAACAAATAAAGACCTTTTTAATATTTATAGCAGATTTGTAGCCTATGGTATTGATGAGACATGGATATCTAAATTTATTAAAAAGATAGAATACAAAAAGGAAGCCTTAATTTCTACCATATTATCTCATTTAAAAGATAGCATAAGGGTAATTGACCTATGTAGTCAAAAGCATTCCAGGATATGGGCATTTATAGGTCCTACCGGTGTGGGGAAGACTACTACTATAGCCAAATTGGCAACTAGATTTGCATTAGAAGGAAGAAAACTGGCTGTGGCCGCGGCTGGTAGCTTTCGCATTGGCACTATAGAGCAATTAAAAGGTTATACAGACATTATAGGGATGTGTTTTGAATGTATTTCAAAACCAGAATTACTTAAAAGATTTATTGAAAATCATAAAAATAAAGATTTTATTCTGATTGATACTCCAGGAGGAAATCCCAATGATCCAATTTATCTAAATCAGTTAAAAGAAATCCTAATGGTTCATCCTTCTATTGAAAAACACCTGGTTTTAAGTGCTACTACCAAAGACAAGGATTTAAGTAGAATTTATAATCAATTTACTATATTTCCTATAAAAAGCTATGTTTTTACAAAAATCGATGAAACTCAAGAATATAGTGGCATTTTTAATCAATTGATAAGAACCCATATTCCCGTTTCTTGGATAGGAATAGGCCAAAGGATTCCTCATGATATAGAAATGGCTTCAAAGGCAAAAATTGCTAGTTTGATATTAGATAACATACTAGTTAGGCGCAATGGCTCAATGCAGAATGCAGAATGTAAATTGAAAAATGCAAAATGATAAAAGTTTTGGATTACTTTGCACTTTGCAATCTTCATTTTACATTGGAGCGAAGCGACAAGTATTCACGCTGCGCTTCGCTTGTCCTTCGGGAATACAATACGATGTTGGAACTAAATTAAGTATTCAGAAATAAGGAGTTTTATATGAAAAATCCAGTGAGGACCATAGCATTTACTAGTGGAAAAGGTGGAGTAGGGAAGACCAATACCGTGATTAATCTGGGTTTGAGTTTAGTGTATATGGGTAAGAAGGTTTTGATAATAGACGCCGACCTCGGTTTGGCTAACGTTGATGTGTTATTAGGCCTGTTTTGTAAATACAACACTAGCCATGTATTTTCTGGAGATAAAACCTTAAATGAAATCATTATTGAAATACCACAGGGATTGTTAATAATACCTGCTTCATCTGGAATTCAGGAATTAACACAGCTTGATTATGAGAAAAAGCTTATTTTACTTAATGAAATTGATTCTCTAAACTATGATATAGACTTTCTTTTTATAGATACTGCTCCTGGGATATCTTCTAATGTAATGTATTTTAATATAGCCGCTCAGGAGAGGGTATTAATTGTTACTCCCGAGCCCAGCTCTCTAACCGATGCTTATGCTACGATTAAGGTTCTATCAACCAAATATAAACAAAGATACTTTAAATTAATAGTAAACTGGGTTCCCAATTCAAGACAAGCTAAAGAGATTTATGGAAAATTAACTAGGGTGGTAAATAGATTTCTTAATGGAGTATCCATTGAATATCTGGGTTTTATACCCTATGATGAGAGCCTTAAAAAGGCAGTAGCCAGGCAGAAACCAGTAGTAGATATATATCCTAATTGTTATTGTTCAAAAAAATTCATAGACTTAGCTAGAAATATATGCCAACAATCTGTTCCTTCTTATTTTGACGGTAATATAAAGTTTTTTTGGAAGAGGTTATTGCTGGATACCAGAACACTAGATACGGGTTAAGGTAGTATGGATAAATTAAAAAATTATCAACAAGTTTTACAAAAAAAATCAGTCGTTTGTCCCATTAAAGAAGAATTAGTTATGAAATATATGCCATTAGTTAAATATGTAATGGGTAGGATTGCACACCGTCTTCCCTCTCATGTTTCCTATGAGGATTTGATAAGTGCAGGCATTATAGGATTGATAGATGCTATAAAAAAATACGACCCTTCAAAAAATACAGAGTTTAAAACCTATGCTTATTATCGCATAAAGGGAGCCATACTTGATGAGCTAAGGGCTATGGACTGGATGCCCAGGTCCATGAGAAAAAAGGCAAAAACTATAGAAGATACCTATCATAAATTAGAAAAAAAACTGGGACGTCAAGCAAACGATGAAGAAGTGGCCTCTGAGCTAGGTATAGAATGTGATGAATTTTATAAATTACTAGAAGAATGTAAAAATATGGTGATTTTAACCGCTGAGGAAATAGAGAATTATATTGCGGAAGATTGGACACTTCATCTTTTAGAGATTAAAGAAATATTGGCATTGGCCATAAAAACACTCTCAGAGAAAGAAAAGATGGTAATATCCATGTATTATTATGACCAATTAACTATGAAAGAAATTGGTTATGTTTTAGGGTTAAGTGAATCAAGGATTTCTCAAATACATACCAAGGCAATTCTCAAACTTCGAGCTAAACTTAAACAGGATTTAAAAATAAATGATAAATGAAGGTAATTGAAACTTACAGAGTTAAAGATATTAATCAGGTGGGTAAAGATAAAAAGAAATTAAAGCAGCAGACTATGATGGGGAAGAAGAAACATAAAAAAACAGAAAAAACAATTTTGGGGAATAAAGGCACTATTATAGATATTTTTGTATGATGGAAATTATTCAGGTTATTCTGGATGGATTACTGATTCTATTAGCAATATTTTTAATCGCTGAAATTAGAAAAAAGCAGTCTATAAAAAAGCAAGCTGAGGAGTTTATATTATCTATGGAGACATTTCTAAAAGAGTCTAAAAAAATTTCTCAACAATTTGAGGAAAATTTAGATGAGAAAAAACACATAATAAAAACACTGCTTACAGAATTAAATGAAAAGATAGAAGAAGCCAATAAATATTTGAATAAACAGGAATATACAGAAACACAAGATTTGGAGAATTTAAAAAATAAAATTCTGGTTTTGCATAAACAAAATTTGGGGATAGATGAGATTGCTCAAAAACTAAATAAACCCAAAGATGAAATAGAATTAATATTGAATTTGAGAACTAATAGATTTGCAAAAGACATACCAAAATCTTGAATTTTGGCACAGAAATTGCTTAAAGGCATTTAGTATATTCAAGATAGGTTGACACTAGTGGCTGTTTTAGACCCATACAGAATAGAGGATGGAAATAAAATTCAAGAACAGCTCATAAATGAAGTGTATGAATTACGAAGGCAGGTAGCTGAATTAAAAAAAATAGTAATTGAATATAAAAAATTAGAAGAAAAACTCAAATACTTAAGTTTCCATGATTCTTTAACAGGTTTGTACAATCGGAATTATTTTGAAGAAGAAATGAAAAGACTGAATACTACGCGGAAATATCCTGTGGGCATCATTATAATAGATATTGATAACCTCAAGTTTGTGAATGATACTTTTGGTCATGTTAAAGGGGATGAATTAATAAAGTATGTAGCGAATATTCTTTCTTCTATATTCCGCAAAGAAGATGTAGTGGCACGCATAGGAGGAGATGAATTTGCAGTTATTTTACCGAATGTCAATGAAAAAATTGTTCAATCCCTTTGTAAACGGATTAAGGATAATTGTAACAGGAACAATAACCCACTGAAAGTGAGTGTTTCCTTAGGATATGACATCCAATATGGGCAATATAAAGATATAAAAGAGGTTTTTAAAATGGCAGATAGTCGTATGTATAAAGATAAAAATGGTAAAAAATGGGCTGGGTCTTAACAGCACACGATTTTCAAACCTTTACTCTCTTTTCCCTGAGTGTGCGCCTCTGTTTCTGAAATATGTACTCAATAATCTTTTCCCTATCTTCATGGGATATATCTACAAAGTCAATTGCTATAGAGTATTCCCCTTTTTTAATTGCTTCGCATCTAACCACTTTTCCTAATAGTTCTATGTAAATAAAAGGAAATTTGGACAATATAAAATTGGCAAAGATAAGGGTATTCATGGGAAGATTTTTCCCGGTTACCATCCTGAGTCCTGCTCCACTAATGTCCATTCCTATTCCTTTATAAAATATATCTTTAGAATTTTTATTACCTGTGGTTAACAGCTCATAGATATTATCAATTTTATTGTCCAAATGAATTAAAAGTCTAATAATTGATTTAAGGGCTATATTACTAAACTCTTCTTCACTGCTAAAAGTGAAGGTATATGAGTTGGTGAGATAAAGAATTTCCTGTTTCTTATTTTTTAGCTCTTTATATTCATCCTCCGAAGTTATCCTAAACTTTACTTCAAATTCAAGAGGTATCCTTACATATCTCCTTTTATTATCCATTTTTTACCTCTTTTTTAAGAGATGGAAAAGCAAATTATCATTAGGGCTATAAGGCTAACTTTTTTCTTACTTTCTGCTATAATGAATTTCTTCCATTATTTCTTCAAGCATTTTTTCTGCTATCTGTTCAGGAGTAACCGAATAACTGTTATTTTTGAGTTTGGCCTTTATGGCATCTACTTTATCTTTTCTTATCTCCGGAAGCTCTTTAAATTTTTCAATAGCCTTTTTTATGATTCTAGAAGTATCTGAAAAATCTACAGAGACAAATTCTGTTTTTATTTGTTTATCTCTAACTTTAGTTTTTGAAATCTTTTCTGTTTCAGATTGTGGAGTAGTATTGTCCACTTTTGATGGGGGTAAATGGCCGATTTTCATAATGCCTCCTTTTTATAATTATGCTAACTCTGTTCAAAAATCTTTTCAAGTTTTTGCCTCATCTTAAATTTATCGGCAAATCTATTTTTATCTTTAATTGCAAAATTTGTGCCTACGTTTCTTAAACAGGAAAAAATATCCTTTAGGAAAATATTTCCTATCTAAAAAAAATAGATATGAACTTAAAATGGCTTAGATAATCCCAATTTGACCCTGGCATGGTTTCTGCATATGGATAAAAAATATGAACAAAGGAATTTACTCCGCTATATTTGGGAGTCTAACTGAACAAATAAGATTCAATATCATCACAAATAATCTTGCAAATATAAATAGTATAGGATTCAAAAAGGACCATTCAATCTCTGTGTCTAGGAGTTTTGGTTCCTATCTTAAAGACTACTCCCAGGTTAAAGTAGAACATACTCCAACTGACTTTTCTCAAGGAGAACTTCAATTTACCGGAAATCAATGGGACATTGCCATCAAAGGAAGGGGATTTTTAAAAGTTCAAACCCCCAGGGGAATCAGATTTACTAGAAAGGGAAATCTATCTATTGACCCTGAAGGTGTGCTAGTAACAAAAGAAGGTTTTCCTGTTTTAGGTAAGCAAGGCAAAATTACTTTACCTCCCAAATTAGACACTATAAATATTGATAACTTTGGAGTCATCTCCTCTAATGGCAGAAATTTAGGTCAATTGGATATAGTAGATTTTTCAAATTATTCGGGCCTTAAAAAAGATGGTTTGGGTTTTTTTAAAACTACACAACAACCTATAACCTCTAAAGAATACACTATCTCTCAAGGGTATTTGGAAGGCTCTAATGTAAATGTGGTTGAAGAAATGGTGGGGATGATTGAATCTTTAAGAAATTATGAGAGTTATCAAAAGGTAATTCAAACATTTATTGAAGCTGACCATCAATCTATAACTCAAATAGGAACCATAAAAACATAAAGGAGGGTAACAGTGCTAAAAGGTTTATGGACAGCCAGCACAGGCATGGCAGCTCAACAATTAAACATGGATGTGATTGCTAATAATTTGGCTAATGTGAATACTACCGGTTTTAAGAAAAGTCGCCCTGATTTTCAGGACCTTTTTTATCAGATAATGCGCACTGCAGGGGCAACTACTGCCACTGGAGGACAGATCCCTACTGGCATCCAGATAGGAATGGGAACCAAGCCTGCAGCAGTGCAAAAAGTCTTTACTCAGGGTGATTATATCCACACAGGAAACCCATTGGATTTAGCTATAGAAGGAAAAGGGTTTTTTATGGTTTTAAGTGGTGAAGAAGAGATGTATACCAGGGCAGGTGCCTTTAAAATTGATAGAGATGGCTATGTATGCACAGCAGATGGAGATAGACTCCAACCTGAAATAGTTGTGCCACCAGAGACTGTTACTATAACCGTAGACCCTGGAGGTAATTTTGTCTGCCTAGACGAAAATGGCATTCCTTTATTAGAAACTCCAATTTCACTATATATTTTCCCCAATCCTGCAGGTCTTTTAAGTCAAGGTAGAAACCTTTACCGGCAATCAGAGGCCTCTGGTGAACCAATAGAAGGGACACCAGGCATTGAAGGATTTGGCACTATTGCCCAAGGTTATTTAGAGATGTCCAATGTAGATGTAGTTCAAGAAATGGTCAATATGATCATCTGCCAGAGGGCATATGAGGCAAATTCTAAGGCTATTCAAACCGCAGATGAGATGCTGCGTATGGCCAACAATGTGAAGAGGTAAGAAATGGGCAAAGGTCGTCTCAGTGTTCTATGCTTTTTATTACTTTTTGTTTGGGCAATAGACAGTGGAGCAAATAAAAATCATATCAAAATAGGTGTAGATCAAATAAAGGCCATTTATATTAATTTTATAAAGAATAACATGCCCTGGAAAAAACAGGATGTTCAGATAACCAATATAGAGGTAAAAAATGCAATCACCCTCCCTGGTAGTAATTGGAGTTATGAAGTAATTACTCCTAAAGGTTGCAACTATCTTGGACGTGTAAGTCTGGCTATTAGATTTAAGTCAGGAGGAAAATCTGAGCTAGTCAGGGTAATAGGTGAGGTAAAGGTATTCAAAAAAGTAATATATGCAAAACATTTTATAAGAAAACATCAGGTGATTAAAAAAGAGGATATTAAACTCCTAAAAAGGGACATTAGCCATTTGCCCCAAAATATTATAACAGAAATAAAAGAAGTGATAGGGAAAAAGGCAACTCACTCTATATACCCTGGCAGGATAATTACCAAAAACTTCTTAGAGTCTGTATCTACAGTAAAAAGAGGAGATGTAGTAACTGTAATTGTAGAATCAGATACCCTAAAAATAACCACTAAGGGAATAGCTAAGGAAAAAGGACAGCCAGGTGATGTTATTAAAGTTATAAACATAGATACTAAAAAAGTAATTTATGCAAAGGTAGCAAATAATTCAATGGTTAAGGTGGAATTTTAAAAATGAAAAATTCCAAATGGATACTTTGCCTTTTATTTATACTATTGGGCTGTGCTGGCCCCAAAAAACAATTAAAAGAAGTAGAAATTCCTGAAATATCATTTCCTAAAATTGAGGCTCCAAAAGAAGGTTGTATATGGACTCCTCATTCAAAGGCACTTTTTAGCGATCCCATTGCCAGAAATATAGGAGATACAGTGACTGTAAATATTGTAGAAACCTCTAAAGCCTCAAACAAGGCTACTACTAATGCTGATCGGTCAAGCACCTTAGATGCAGGAATAGAAAAATTCTTGGGTTATGAAAAGGCATTAGCAGAAAAAAACCCTAGATTTGATCCAAAGAACATGATTAATAGCAAGTTTGAATATCAGTTTAAAGGCAGTGGAAATACTGCTAGAGAATCTAAGGTAATAGCCACTCTCACA contains these protein-coding regions:
- the flhA gene encoding flagellar biosynthesis protein FlhA, with amino-acid sequence MNRKVTVMDNPGMQMGSEVALSLGILAILIIILIPLPTTLLDMLLIFSISSSIIILLIALYTVKPLDLSIFPSILLVITLFRLSLNVASTKLILLHGNEGPFAAGKVIKSFGNVVVGGNYVVGFVIFIILVVINFIVITKGAARIAEVAARFTLDAMPGKQMSIDADLNAGLIDENEARERRALITKEADFYGAMDGASKFVRGDAIAGIFITLVNIIGGLIIGVFQKKMGLGEAAQNYTLLTIGDGLVSQIPALIVSTAAGIQVTKASSQESIGGEFAKQIFLEPDAIIMASGIIFLLGLVPGFPHLTFIIFSVMVAFLGYLAKKMEKVNLTKQEVKKTTPETESIESLPPLDILELEIGYGLISLVDPEQSGELLERIKALRRQFALEMGIIIPKVHIIDNLKLKSGEYVIVIKGIERARGEIMTGHYLAIETGEIKEKIQGIKTKEPVFGLPALWISEKEKEKAQVSGYTVVDPSTIIATHLSEIIKSYAHELLTRQEVQNILDSVSRQYPKLVEELTPSILPLGSIQKVLKNLLKERVSIRDSLTILETLADYGINIKDPDLLTEYVRTAISASIIKPYLTDNTLRVLITDQDIEEIIKKSMEDNASLTPEIMQKILTCIKDTINATPTLPHPIILCSPDIRMFLKKLTLQSMPQLVVLSTNEIPPNVKINIEKRVSLKHVN
- a CDS encoding MinD/ParA family protein; translated protein: MKNPVRTIAFTSGKGGVGKTNTVINLGLSLVYMGKKVLIIDADLGLANVDVLLGLFCKYNTSHVFSGDKTLNEIIIEIPQGLLIIPASSGIQELTQLDYEKKLILLNEIDSLNYDIDFLFIDTAPGISSNVMYFNIAAQERVLIVTPEPSSLTDAYATIKVLSTKYKQRYFKLIVNWVPNSRQAKEIYGKLTRVVNRFLNGVSIEYLGFIPYDESLKKAVARQKPVVDIYPNCYCSKKFIDLARNICQQSVPSYFDGNIKFFWKRLLLDTRTLDTG
- a CDS encoding FliA/WhiG family RNA polymerase sigma factor produces the protein MDKLKNYQQVLQKKSVVCPIKEELVMKYMPLVKYVMGRIAHRLPSHVSYEDLISAGIIGLIDAIKKYDPSKNTEFKTYAYYRIKGAILDELRAMDWMPRSMRKKAKTIEDTYHKLEKKLGRQANDEEVASELGIECDEFYKLLEECKNMVILTAEEIENYIAEDWTLHLLEIKEILALAIKTLSEKEKMVISMYYYDQLTMKEIGYVLGLSESRISQIHTKAILKLRAKLKQDLKINDK
- a CDS encoding GGDEF domain-containing protein, whose protein sequence is MAVLDPYRIEDGNKIQEQLINEVYELRRQVAELKKIVIEYKKLEEKLKYLSFHDSLTGLYNRNYFEEEMKRLNTTRKYPVGIIIIDIDNLKFVNDTFGHVKGDELIKYVANILSSIFRKEDVVARIGGDEFAVILPNVNEKIVQSLCKRIKDNCNRNNNPLKVSVSLGYDIQYGQYKDIKEVFKMADSRMYKDKNGKKWAGS
- a CDS encoding PilZ domain-containing protein, whose protein sequence is MDNKRRYVRIPLEFEVKFRITSEDEYKELKNKKQEILYLTNSYTFTFSSEEEFSNIALKSIIRLLIHLDNKIDNIYELLTTGNKNSKDIFYKGIGMDISGAGLRMVTGKNLPMNTLIFANFILSKFPFIYIELLGKVVRCEAIKKGEYSIAIDFVDISHEDREKIIEYIFQKQRRTLREKRVKV
- the flgM gene encoding flagellar biosynthesis anti-sigma factor FlgM; protein product: MKIGHLPPSKVDNTTPQSETEKISKTKVRDKQIKTEFVSVDFSDTSRIIKKAIEKFKELPEIRKDKVDAIKAKLKNNSYSVTPEQIAEKMLEEIMEEIHYSRK
- the flgF gene encoding flagellar basal-body rod protein FlgF, whose amino-acid sequence is MNKGIYSAIFGSLTEQIRFNIITNNLANINSIGFKKDHSISVSRSFGSYLKDYSQVKVEHTPTDFSQGELQFTGNQWDIAIKGRGFLKVQTPRGIRFTRKGNLSIDPEGVLVTKEGFPVLGKQGKITLPPKLDTINIDNFGVISSNGRNLGQLDIVDFSNYSGLKKDGLGFFKTTQQPITSKEYTISQGYLEGSNVNVVEEMVGMIESLRNYESYQKVIQTFIEADHQSITQIGTIKT
- the flgG gene encoding flagellar basal-body rod protein FlgG, with product MLKGLWTASTGMAAQQLNMDVIANNLANVNTTGFKKSRPDFQDLFYQIMRTAGATTATGGQIPTGIQIGMGTKPAAVQKVFTQGDYIHTGNPLDLAIEGKGFFMVLSGEEEMYTRAGAFKIDRDGYVCTADGDRLQPEIVVPPETVTITVDPGGNFVCLDENGIPLLETPISLYIFPNPAGLLSQGRNLYRQSEASGEPIEGTPGIEGFGTIAQGYLEMSNVDVVQEMVNMIICQRAYEANSKAIQTADEMLRMANNVKR
- the flgA gene encoding flagellar basal body P-ring formation chaperone FlgA, with translation MGKGRLSVLCFLLLFVWAIDSGANKNHIKIGVDQIKAIYINFIKNNMPWKKQDVQITNIEVKNAITLPGSNWSYEVITPKGCNYLGRVSLAIRFKSGGKSELVRVIGEVKVFKKVIYAKHFIRKHQVIKKEDIKLLKRDISHLPQNIITEIKEVIGKKATHSIYPGRIITKNFLESVSTVKRGDVVTVIVESDTLKITTKGIAKEKGQPGDVIKVINIDTKKVIYAKVANNSMVKVEF
- a CDS encoding flagellar basal body L-ring protein FlgH; this encodes MKNSKWILCLLFILLGCAGPKKQLKEVEIPEISFPKIEAPKEGCIWTPHSKALFSDPIARNIGDTVTVNIVETSKASNKATTNADRSSTLDAGIEKFLGYEKALAEKNPRFDPKNMINSKFEYQFKGSGNTARESKVIATLTATVVKVLPNNNLVITGSRKIKINNEDQIMVLQGIIRPEDILPNNTILSSYIANCKISYSGRGVISEKQRPGWLTRVLDYVWPF